GACCCGACCCAACCCGGACGACCCGACCGGAAAATCGACAATGCGGCGCATCCCCGATGTTCTGGACGTGTGGTTCGATTCCGGTTCCATGCCCTACGCGCAGGTTCACTACCCGTTCGAGAACCGTGACTGGTTCGAGCACCACTACCCGGGCGACTTCATTGTCGAATATATTGGGCAGACGCGCGGGTGGTTTTACCTGTTGCACGTCCTTGCAACGGCGCTCTTCGACCGCCCGGCGTTCCGTTCGTGTGTGAGCCACGGCATCGTGCTTGGGTCCGACGGGCGCAAGATGAGCAAATCGTTGCGCAATTACCCTGACGTTTCCGAAGTGTTCGATAGGGACGGCGCGGATGCCATGCGCTGGTTCTTGATGTCCAGTCCCATCCTGCGCGGCGGCAACCTCATCGTCACCGAAGAGGGTATCCGCGAGGCCACTCGGCAGGTGCTGTTGCCGCTGTGGAGTACCTATTACTTCTTCACGCTGTACGCGAACGCCACGAACGGCGGTTCCGGTTACGAGGCGAAGCGTTTGGAGGCGGAAGCGGTAGGCGACCTCGGTGCGATCGACCGCTACCTGCTGGCGCGCACGCGCGCGCTTGTCGAAGGGGTGCAGGGCGACCTGGACGCCTACGACGTCCCCGCGGCCTGTGAAAGATCACGCGAATTCATGGATGTGCTCACCAATTGGTACGTGCGCACGCAGCGCACGCGATTTTGGGACGAGGACCCCGTCGCCTTCGACGTCTTGTTCACCGTTTTGGAAACCGTCACGCGCGTGATTGCGCCGCTGGCGCCCTTGGTGACCGAGGAGGTTTGGAAGGGTCTTACCGGGGGACGGAGCGTCCACCTCACCGATTGGCCGGACCTGAAAGGAGCGCTGGGGGAGATCCTGGTGGCCGATGACGATTTGGTCGCCGTCATGGATGAGGTGCGGCAGGTGGTTTCCGTGACGCTGTCTTTGCGTAAGGCGCACCACAGGCGCGTCCGCCAGCCGCTTTCCGCGCTGGCTGTTTCGGTGGCCAACGCCGAACGCCTACAGCCGTACATTGAGCTGCTCAAATCGGAACTCAACATCAAGGACGTCGTATTGGTCGAACACACTGCGGCGGCGGAGACTGAGTACGGCATCTCTCGGCGCCTGACCGTCAATGCCCGCGCGGCCGGACCGCGCCTTGGGAAGAATGTGCAGGTGGTCATCAAGGCGGCCAAAGCAGGGGCTTGGCACACCAGCGCAGAGGGGGATGTCGTGATCGATACCGACGGCGGTCCGATTGCGCTGCAAGAGCCCGAATATAAGCTAGAGACCGTTGTCGAGGTGGACGCAACTCAGGACGAGCCAACGCGGGCGGCCGCGGTACTTAGCGCCGGCGGGTTCATCGTGGTAGATCTGGAATTGACTCCCGAATTGTTGGCGGAAGGTTACGCCCGCGACGTCATCCGCGAGGTGCAAGAATCCCGCAAGCAGGCGGGCCTGGAGGTTACCGACCGCATAGTCTTGACCCTTGAGGTGCCGAAAGAACATGCCGCGGCGGTTCACGCGCACAAGAGCATGATTGCCGAGGAAACGCTTGCCACGGCTGTTCAGGTGATCGAATCCGAGGCGGCAAACATCAGCGCCTCCGTGGCGAAGGCGGCCAAGTGAGCGGACCCGATCCCGACGCCGTCCACGACAGGCTGGGCGTCGTATATGCGGAAATACTCTCGCGCGCGCCCGAACATGATATTGACCCGACTCTCGACCGGGTCCGCGACGTCTTGGACCTGCTGGGCAACCCACAGCGCGCCTACAAGGCAGTCCACGTCACCGGTACCAACGGGAAGACATCGACGTCACGCATGGTTGAGTCCTTGGTTCGCGCGCACGGGTTGCGGACAGGGCGGTTCACCTCGCCTCATTTGACAAGCGTGACCGAGCGAATCGCGATTGACGGCGAGCCGATCAGCGCCGAGCGATTCATTGAAACGTACGACGATGTGATCCCATACATCTCGATGATCGACGAACGGTCGGTTGCCGGTGGAGGCCCCAGGCTGAGCTTCTTTGAGGTGCTCACGGTCATGGCGTATGCGGCTTTCGCGGACGCCCCCATCGACGTCGCTATCGTCGAGGTGGGCATGGGGGGACGCTGGGATTCGACTAACGTCATAGATGCGCAGGTGTCTGTGATTACGCCGATTGCGCTTGACCACGTCCGTTGGCTCGGTTCTTCGATCGCGGAAATTGCGGCCGAAAAGGCCGGCATCATCAAATCGGGTGCTACGGCTATAGTCGCCACGCAGCCGCCCGCCGCTCGCCGGGTCATTGAAGCCCGCATCGCAGAACTAGGGGTGCTGGAAGTCAGCGAACCGGACGGCTACTGCGTGATGGACCGCACGGTCGCGGTTGGTGGCCAGGTCGTCACTGTCCGCACGCCCGCAGCAGTCTACGAGGACGTCATGATTCCGCTGCACGGCCGCTATCAGGCGCACAATGCCGCCGCGGCGCTCGCGGCTACCGAGGCGCTTATGGGTTCCGGTCGCGCGCTCGACGGCGCCGTGGTGCAAGAGGCCTTCGGCACCGTTACGTCGCCAGGGCGATTGGAATTGGTGTCCTCGTCCCCTGTGGTTATCGTTGATGCCGCACACAATCCTGCGGGCGCCCAAGCGCTTGTGGAGAGTCTGGACGAGGCCTTTGCATTGCGGAGGGTGGTCGCCGTTGTGGCGATGATGTCCGATAAGGAGGCCGAGGGGTTCCTTGCCGAACTGGAGCCGCACGTCAGCGACGTTGTGGTCACGTCGATGCCCACGGATCGTGCGTTTGAGATAGAGGAACTCGCCGAGATCGCCGATGATGTCTTTGGCGACGATCGGGTCTACCGCGCGTCGACACTGGCCGACGCGATCGACGCGGCTGCTGCGCTCGCGGAATCGGACATGGCGGAAGTCTCCGGTGTCGGCGGTGGTGTAATAGTCACCGGCTCGGTGGTCCTGGCGGCACATGCCCGCACGCTGTTCGGGCGCGACACCGCGTGAAGCAAATCGGCTGGGCATTTTGTTGGCCCGCGCCGACGTGGAGGGGAATGACAGATGAGCGGACAACGCAGGCCAGCGCCAATTCCAGTGCCCGGCGACCGTATCAAGGCCAAGCAGAGCGCCAAGAAGCAGTTCACGCAGAGCACCTTGTTGCTTGAGGCGTTTGTGATGCTTTTCGCGACATTGGTGGTCAATTCGCTGCGCTCGGTGCCGACCCTGTGGCAGGGCGATCCCCCGACCGCCGCGCGTGTTTGGGTTGCGGGCGGCGGACTGGTCGTGTTCCTGATCGTCATCTCGCGGATGTGCGGGACGCTGGCAGGGGACGTCGCCGGGTCTGTGGCACAGATCCCGGTGCTACTCAGCGCGCTGGTGGTCGAGATGATGCTCATTTTGGCGGTGATTTTCGTGATCATTTGGATCGCATCGTTATATTGGGGCGCCAAGATCGACCGCGAGCGTGCGCAGTATGACGCAGCGCACCCCGAAACGGCCCCGAACGTCTAGCTGTCTCGGGCCCGGGGATCGAGGCTCCAGGCATCTGGTCGGCGCGGACGGGGCCTGGTCCGGGGTGGCTAGTCAGCGCCAGCAACCTGTCGCGCAGGCGTGCGTGCGATACCTGTTGTGGAGGCGTGCGGGCGATACCTGTCGTGCAGGCGTGCGTGCAATAACTGTCGTGCAGGCGGGCGCCAACAACTAGCCAAGGAACTAGTCACCGAATACCTTACGGCTCAATCGGCAGGCCCTGACGTTGCTGGTCGGCTTCGCTGACCCGCCTCACCCTCATGCTGTAGTCAGCCTCCTTCGGATTGGCCTAACCTCTTAGGTGGACCACGCGATACCCCCTACGGAGGCAGCGGCGGCTGCGGTTGCTGTGGCTGTGGCTGCTGCAACATCCTTGACTGCGGTTGCTGCGGTTGCTGCGGTTGCTGCAGCATCCCTGACTGCAGTTGCTGCACCCGCATCCTTACATACGACCCAGGTCGTGACAGTGGCTCTGGCACTACCGGTGAGCGCGCATACCGCTGCCGCTCCATCGGCAGCCCCGGCGACCCCGGTCGCGCCCCCGACGCTATCGGTGACTGCGCATACGGCTGCGGTAACAGTGGCGATCGCGTCCGCCACTGTGATCCCGGCTCGACCGGTGACTGCGCATATGGCTGCGGTGAGCCCGGTTCCACGGATGGTATCTGTATTTGCGCGTGTGCTTGTGGCCGTGTTCGCGCCAGTGGCCGTGACTGCGCCCTTGGCGATACTCGCACCTGCGCGTCCTGCGTCGATGCCCGCGCCCCCCACGCTTCTGGTGACTGCGCCCGTAATCCCGGCGATCCCGGTGGCGTTGGTGGCCGCGGTGGTCTTGCTGGTCCGGGTTGTTGGGGTGGGCGTGGTGGGTTGTTACCACCTGCGGGGGACCGCGGGTGGAAAGAGCGTATCGCGTGCGTGATCACGGGTCTGCCGTGACGCATAGTGATGGCCCAATACCCATTCTCGATCGTGCGGTGGTGCGACCAACACAAAAGCACACCGTTATCGACCACGGTCTTACCACCCAACGCCCACGCAGTCACGTGATGGGCCTCACAAGCCAGAGCCGGGATAGTGCAATGCGGAATCACACACGTATTACCATCACGAGCCGCGATCGCTCTTCGCTGATGCGCAGAAAAAACCCGCGAGGGGGTCTCTAAAACCACAACCCGCCCACCAGGCTCCGTCCACACACGCTGAATACCACCATTACAAGCCCACTGCTCAATCATCGAGCGAGGAACAGACTCATCCCCAATCAAACCCGCCGGCGCCAACACATCACTACCCCGGTCAGCCGCAATCGTCACCAACACAGGCACAACCCCACCAAACCTGCCCGACCCCACCGAGCGTGGTCCACCCTCAGACCACTGACCCGACCCCACCGGGTGTGGTCTACCATCAGGCTGTTGACCCGACCCCACCGAGCTTGACAGGTCCTGGGGTTGTTGACCCGACTCGTCAACACACCCAAGCACTGTTGCCGGGCGTGATAGGTCCTCGAGTTGGTGGGCCGCCAGACACTGCGTCACAAGAGCAGCAAACAAATCCGCACCAATTTGGCGAAGCGTCCTACGATCATCACGCGCCCGCACAACATCACCACCCACCACCACCCCCACACCAGACGCACCACCCGCCGTAGACACACCAGCCGCACCACCCGCAGTGGACGCCGTGGACGCGGTGGACGCGGTAGACGCGGTGGACGCGGTGGCCGTACCGCCCGCGGTGGTCGTACCGCCAGCGGTGGCCGTACCGCCCGCGGTGGTCGTACCGCCAGCGGTGGCCGTACCGCCCGCGGTGGTCGCGTCGCCCGCGGTGGCCGTCAGCCCGCCCGTGCTGGTCGTGTTGGTGGGGGTGGGTGGTTCTTGAGGGCCTGTTTCGCGTGTAGTAACCAGACGGGCTCTTTGCGCATCCATCATCGCGTGGAAACGAGCAGCAACATCCGAAGGCACCCCACCACGAACAGCATGCAACCCCCCAACAGCACGCGTCGAGACCCACAACTGCCGATTCTTATGCGCTACATCCCCACGCGGCTCAACACCATCAGGATCAATCCGGTCTTTCCACACCCTAGCCGCACGAGCAACAAGATCACACGAATACGCCACACCAGCACCCGGACCATCCTGAATACCACCAGTAGCCATATCAACCAAACCACGCTGCGCAGCCACAAAACTACCCTCATCAGCCCGACCCCACGCATCCGACAAACCCACCACAATCGCATTCGCAGTCTCTAAACCAACCCCACCCCGACCCACCACACCAGCCACAACACTAAACCGCGGCTCCAACACCTCACCGGTAAGCATCACCCGATCCGCCGTAGCCCCCGCAACACCAACCAACATCCGAGCACACCGCGCACTAACACCAGTCACACCCTCAACCAACGACACCGCATTCCTATACCCATGCCGAACCGCCACATCCTGATCACCATCACCAACCCCACACCGGCCAACAATCTGACCAACCAACCCCACCGCCTCACACTCCAACACCCGAATACGCTCATACACCCCCGCCAACCGCCCCACCAACACATCACCAACATCAACACCAACACCAACGGCATCGGCAGTGGAGGCGGCAACGTCGGCGGCAACGTCGGCGACAGCAGCAGTGGAGGCTTTGACGGCAGCAGCCGTGGCGGCAGCGGCAGAGGCAGAGGCGGCAGAGGCAGAGGCGGTGGGGGCGTCAACGGCAGCGGATGCGGCAGCGCCAGCCGTGGCGGCAGCGGCAGAGGCAGAGGCGGCAGAGGCAGAGGCGGTGGGGGCGTCAACGGCAGCGGATGCGGCAGCGCCAGCCGTGGCGCTAGCGCCACCGCCCGCAGGAACGCCAGCGCTCTTGCGGGCTCGCACGCCGCCAGCACCCGCGCGGTCACCCCCGCCGGGCGCGACCGCGCGGGCCGAGGGTACGTCGGCCCTTGTTACAACATTCTCCCCATCCATGAAACAAGTGTTGCATGAGCCTGTGACATTGTCGCGCCCAAAGCCCAACCAAACCAGCCCACCCCACGACCAATCGCCACCGCGACCAGCACTTTCAGACCCAACAAATTCACCACAAAACACACGCCACGACACCCCGAGACGACGCCACAGCACACAGCCGCCAGCCACCGCCCCACCAGCCGCCCAGCCGCCCAGCCGCCAGCCACCGCCCCACCGGCCGCCTACGCGCCCACGCGTCCACGGGCCACGCGCCCACGGACCGCGCCACACTGAACCGTTCCTCCAACGCAGGCAAAGGGACGCCACAACCGCCCCAATCCGACCCTCGCGCCGGCCGGCGCGCCGACCTTTATGCTGGTTGGTATGACTTTTGAACAAGAACGCACACTGATCCTTGTCAAGCCCGACGGGGTTGAGCGGGGACTCACTGGCGAGGTGGTGCGCCGCATCGAGGCCAAAGGCTACCGTTTGGTTGCTGTAGAAATGCGGACCGCACCCCGCGACCTCTTAGAACTGCACTACGCGGAACATGCGGGCAAGTCGTTCTTCGAACCGCTAGTTGAGTTCATGGCGTCGGGGCCGGTCGTGGCCATCGTCGCCCAAGGTGACCGGGTGATAGAAGGATTTCGTTCGCTCGCTGGGGCGACGGACCCAACCAAGGCCGCACCCGGCACGATCCGGGGCGATCTCGGGCGGGCCTGGCCGACCGCCGTTACGCAGAACATTGTCCACGGGTCGGATTCTCCTGAATCCGCGGAGCGCGAAATCGGGATCTGGTTCCCGCTGCTCGGCGAATGAATGGGCGCGGTTGCGCCCTGCGGCGCCTCGCGCGCGTAGGCGGCTAACACCATGTATCTCAAGACACTCACGCTGCGCGGGTTCAAGTCGTTCGCTTCGGCGACAACCTTGCAATTCGAGCCTGGTGTCACGTGCGTCGTTGGACCGAACGGCTCGGGCAAATCCAATGTCGTCGATGCACTCGCGTGGGTTATGGGGGAGCAGGGCGCAAAGACACTGCGCGGCGGCAAGATGGAGGATGTCATCTTCGCCGGGACGGCGGGGCGCGCACCCTTGGGGCGCGCTGAGGTTTCGCTCACGATCGACAACGGCGATGGGGCGCTGCCCATCGACTTCGCCGAGGTAACTATCTCGCGCACGTTGTTTCGCAATGGCGGGTCCGAATACGCGATCAATGGCTCACCGTGCCGCCTCCTTGATGTGCAGGAATTGCTCTCCGACACCGGTATGGGTCGACAGATGCATGTCATCGTCGGGCAGGGACAATTGGACGCAATCCTGCGTGCCACCCCCGAGGAACGCCGCGGTTTCATCGAGGAGGCCGCCGGCGTGCTCAAACACCGTCGCCGCAAAGAAAAGGCACTGCGCAAGCTAGATTCGATGGCAGCGCACCTGACGCGCCTGCAAGACCTGACGGCAGAGGTACGGAGGCAATTGGGGCCGCTCGCCAAGCAGGCGCAGGTCGCTCGCAAGGCAACGCTCATCCAGGCGGACTTGCGCGACGCTGCCGCACGGCTCCTCGCCGACGACCTGGCGCAGGTGATGGCAAGTCACGCCCGGGAGGAAGCCGATCTCGCCGAATTCGAGCGGCAGCGGCGCGAAGTTGCGGCCGACCTCGATGCGTTGGAGACCGAGATTCAACAGGCCCGCGAACGCATCTCGCGGGCCGCGCCGGAAGCCGACGCCGCCGCCGAAACCTGGTACAGGCTATCGTCGGTGCGGGAACGGTTGCGCGCGCTGCGGGCGCTCGCAGTGCAGCGGGTGCAGTTGCTGTCGGAGGTGAAACCCGAATCCCTGGGAACCGATCCGCAGGATCTGGTCGATCAGTCCGAGCGTGTCCGTGCCGCGGAGAGGGCACTTGGCATCGAGGTCGCCGAAGCGGAAGAGACCGTGAGGATCGCTGCGGCGGCCACTGCTGCCGCGGAGACGTTGGCGCGCGCAACCTCCCAAGAACTGCGGGATCTGCAACGCGCCATTGCCGATCGTCGCGAGGGCGTTGCGAAACTGGCCGGGGCCGTTGACACGCACCGCGGCAGACTCGAATCAGCCCAGGCAGAAATCGCGGCAGACGACCAGCGGCTCGCGGCGCTGGCGGCATCCATCTCGTCCCTGGAGCGTGAGTACCGTGCCGTCGAGATGGAAGTGGCGGACGTCGAGGCCGGTGAAGTAGATCTCGATGAGGCCTATGAGCGTGCGAGTTCGGAGCTGGACAGGGCGAAGGCCGTGCGGAACCAATACGCCGCGGAAATCCGCGAGTGCGAACGCGAGGTCGCATCGACCCGCGCGCGGCGAGAGGCACTCGACATGGCGCTGACCCGCCGTGACGGCGCGGGCGCCCTACTCGCTGAAGAATCCGGGGACCTTGTTCTGGGGTCGTTGGCCGCTGCCATCTCGATCACAGCGGGGTACGAGGCGGCCGTGAACGCAGCGTTGGGCACCTACGCGGATGCGGTTATCGTTGCCGATGCGCAGCGGGCGACCGCTGCCCTCGCGTGGTTGCGCTTGGAGGAGGCGGGCCGCTCCGCGATCATTATCGACGACGGCGGGCCCAGCGCGGAGCCACCGGCATCCGTCGCGGGGACTGCCCTGCTCGACGTGGTTGCCCCGGCAGATCACGTGCGTGCCGCCCTCACCGCATTGCTGGCCGACGTCGTGGTCACCCAAGATATGGACGAGGCCCGCCAGGTTCTGGCGGAACATCCCCAGGTGCGGGTCGTGACGATGCAGGGGGACCTGCTGTCGACCACCCACGCGTGGGGCGGATCGGAATCCGCGCCGTCGGTGCTGCAACTCCAGGCCGAATTCGATGCAACTAATCGTCGCTTGGACGAGACCGAAAGGAGGTTGGCGGCGCTCGTCGAAAGGAAAAATGAAGCCGACCGCGCCGTTGCTGCCAACCAATCCGCCTACGATATTGCGCTTTCGACGCTGCACGAGTCGGACGCGAAAATCAGCGGGGTGGCGGCGCGCCTGGCGCGTTTGGGAGAACAGATCCGCACCGCGAAGGCGGGCGTGGCCGATCGCACCAAGGCGCGGGAGACCCGGATCGCGCAGATCGAGATCCTGAACGCCGCGCTGCGCGGGGCCGAAGAGAGGCTGGCCGCTGCAGACCTGGACCCGCGAGAATCGAATGATCGCATCGACCAGCTCGGGCGCCGGGCCGCCGAGCTCGAACGCGATCTGGCCGCTGCACGTGCGTCGGAAACCGAGGCGAAACTGGTGCTGCGCACCAGCCAGGAGCGCGCGCGGGCGCTGGCGGGCAAGGCCGATTCGCTGTTGCGGGCGGCCGATAAGGAACAAGCGCGGCGCCGAGAGATGAGGGCGCAGGCCGCCGCACGGGAGAGCGGAATTGCGCGGGCTCATGAAGTCGTGGACGGCGTCGACATGACGCTGCAAAGGATCGA
This is a stretch of genomic DNA from Rarobacter incanus. It encodes these proteins:
- the ileS gene encoding isoleucine--tRNA ligase gives rise to the protein MVYPRHRDDSPIPASPRFPAIEEATLKFWAKDDTFKASLEQRPAGENGSNEFVFYDGPPFANGLPHYGHLLTGYVKDIIPRFKTMRGQRVDRRFGWDTHGLPAELEAERELDIQGKPDIERIGIDTFNAACRASVLKYTREWEDYVTRQARWVDFENDYKTLDVTYMESVIWAFKTLYDKGLAYEDYRVLPYCWNDQTPLSNHELRMDDDVYQDRQDNTVTVGVRLETGELALIWTTTPWTLPSNLAIAVGPEVEYVTVEPVAGALAGEKVILAKALVSSYARELGEDARITATYPGADLVGRRYAPIFDYFADRDPAEAPGPHAFTVLAGDFVTTEDGTGIVHMAPAFGEDDMAVCRAAGIRAVVPVDDGAVFTAEVPDYQGLQVFEANKPIITDLRDGSGPLAQRPAAERAVLVRQASYVHSYPHCWRCRKPLVYKAVTSWFVAVTKFRDRMVELNQQIDWTPENVKDGQFGKWLQGARDWSISRNRYWGSPIPVWVSDDPTYPRTDVYGSLAELEKDFGRLPLNHEGKPDLHRPFIDELTRPNPDDPTGKSTMRRIPDVLDVWFDSGSMPYAQVHYPFENRDWFEHHYPGDFIVEYIGQTRGWFYLLHVLATALFDRPAFRSCVSHGIVLGSDGRKMSKSLRNYPDVSEVFDRDGADAMRWFLMSSPILRGGNLIVTEEGIREATRQVLLPLWSTYYFFTLYANATNGGSGYEAKRLEAEAVGDLGAIDRYLLARTRALVEGVQGDLDAYDVPAACERSREFMDVLTNWYVRTQRTRFWDEDPVAFDVLFTVLETVTRVIAPLAPLVTEEVWKGLTGGRSVHLTDWPDLKGALGEILVADDDLVAVMDEVRQVVSVTLSLRKAHHRRVRQPLSALAVSVANAERLQPYIELLKSELNIKDVVLVEHTAAAETEYGISRRLTVNARAAGPRLGKNVQVVIKAAKAGAWHTSAEGDVVIDTDGGPIALQEPEYKLETVVEVDATQDEPTRAAAVLSAGGFIVVDLELTPELLAEGYARDVIREVQESRKQAGLEVTDRIVLTLEVPKEHAAAVHAHKSMIAEETLATAVQVIESEAANISASVAKAAK
- a CDS encoding DUF4233 domain-containing protein, which gives rise to MSGQRRPAPIPVPGDRIKAKQSAKKQFTQSTLLLEAFVMLFATLVVNSLRSVPTLWQGDPPTAARVWVAGGGLVVFLIVISRMCGTLAGDVAGSVAQIPVLLSALVVEMMLILAVIFVIIWIASLYWGAKIDRERAQYDAAHPETAPNV
- the smc gene encoding chromosome segregation protein SMC; the encoded protein is MYLKTLTLRGFKSFASATTLQFEPGVTCVVGPNGSGKSNVVDALAWVMGEQGAKTLRGGKMEDVIFAGTAGRAPLGRAEVSLTIDNGDGALPIDFAEVTISRTLFRNGGSEYAINGSPCRLLDVQELLSDTGMGRQMHVIVGQGQLDAILRATPEERRGFIEEAAGVLKHRRRKEKALRKLDSMAAHLTRLQDLTAEVRRQLGPLAKQAQVARKATLIQADLRDAAARLLADDLAQVMASHAREEADLAEFERQRREVAADLDALETEIQQARERISRAAPEADAAAETWYRLSSVRERLRALRALAVQRVQLLSEVKPESLGTDPQDLVDQSERVRAAERALGIEVAEAEETVRIAAAATAAAETLARATSQELRDLQRAIADRREGVAKLAGAVDTHRGRLESAQAEIAADDQRLAALAASISSLEREYRAVEMEVADVEAGEVDLDEAYERASSELDRAKAVRNQYAAEIRECEREVASTRARREALDMALTRRDGAGALLAEESGDLVLGSLAAAISITAGYEAAVNAALGTYADAVIVADAQRATAALAWLRLEEAGRSAIIIDDGGPSAEPPASVAGTALLDVVAPADHVRAALTALLADVVVTQDMDEARQVLAEHPQVRVVTMQGDLLSTTHAWGGSESAPSVLQLQAEFDATNRRLDETERRLAALVERKNEADRAVAANQSAYDIALSTLHESDAKISGVAARLARLGEQIRTAKAGVADRTKARETRIAQIEILNAALRGAEERLAAADLDPRESNDRIDQLGRRAAELERDLAAARASETEAKLVLRTSQERARALAGKADSLLRAADKEQARRREMRAQAAARESGIARAHEVVDGVDMTLQRIEGSLEQAAQVRDALQSERKKLDADVIALQQRKEELRTRGARIIDRAHREEIAQAQRQAQLAQVRARAGDELGIDPDVLIEEYGPHVPVPTPAPTDDDPDALASRPYVRAEQEKRLKAAQRAMTLLGRVNPLAMEEHAALDERHRFLTEQLADLKRSRADLLHIVAEVDERVERVFTEAFADMQEQFAHVFSRLFPGGEGKLVLTDPTDMLATGIEVEARPAGKKVKRLSLLSGGERSLAAIAMLVAIFKARPSPFYVMDEVEAALDDVNLGRLLGIFRELQHDSQLIVITHQKRTMEIADALYGVTMRGDGVTTVISQKLTEAAE
- a CDS encoding HNH endonuclease signature motif containing protein; amino-acid sequence: MIEQWACNGGIQRVWTEPGGRVVVLETPSRVFSAHQRRAIAARDGNTCVIPHCTIPALACEAHHVTAWALGGKTVVDNGVLLCWSHHRTIENGYWAITMRHGRPVITHAIRSFHPRSPAGGNNPPRPPQQPGPARPPRPPTPPGSPGLRAQSPEAWGARASTQDAQVRVSPRAQSRPLARTRPQAHAQIQIPSVEPGSPQPYAQSPVEPGSQWRTRSPLLPQPYAQSPIASGARPGSPGLPMERQRYARSPVVPEPLSRPGSYVRMRVQQLQSGMLQQPQQPQQPQSRMLQQPQPQQPQPPLPP
- the ndk gene encoding nucleoside-diphosphate kinase yields the protein MTFEQERTLILVKPDGVERGLTGEVVRRIEAKGYRLVAVEMRTAPRDLLELHYAEHAGKSFFEPLVEFMASGPVVAIVAQGDRVIEGFRSLAGATDPTKAAPGTIRGDLGRAWPTAVTQNIVHGSDSPESAEREIGIWFPLLGE
- a CDS encoding bifunctional folylpolyglutamate synthase/dihydrofolate synthase; this translates as MSGPDPDAVHDRLGVVYAEILSRAPEHDIDPTLDRVRDVLDLLGNPQRAYKAVHVTGTNGKTSTSRMVESLVRAHGLRTGRFTSPHLTSVTERIAIDGEPISAERFIETYDDVIPYISMIDERSVAGGGPRLSFFEVLTVMAYAAFADAPIDVAIVEVGMGGRWDSTNVIDAQVSVITPIALDHVRWLGSSIAEIAAEKAGIIKSGATAIVATQPPAARRVIEARIAELGVLEVSEPDGYCVMDRTVAVGGQVVTVRTPAAVYEDVMIPLHGRYQAHNAAAALAATEALMGSGRALDGAVVQEAFGTVTSPGRLELVSSSPVVIVDAAHNPAGAQALVESLDEAFALRRVVAVVAMMSDKEAEGFLAELEPHVSDVVVTSMPTDRAFEIEELAEIADDVFGDDRVYRASTLADAIDAAAALAESDMAEVSGVGGGVIVTGSVVLAAHARTLFGRDTA